A region from the Streptosporangiales bacterium genome encodes:
- a CDS encoding 5-oxopent-3-ene-1,2,5-tricarboxylate decarboxylase, with amino-acid sequence MGAQARGERPRGGRPGDDTPRGSPEHVAEYLHRPTDRAQVGLGDDHGRLGAAGRVGVHRRDRPGTQGSTRDRPRRSGERDHPRGLPVSSHSTTRRRQRIPRRPSGRHSMHLMTCTTDGRTSVLAETAEGLTRTGFDDMLDIVDGGAEALATAHDNSRLAASHGEFVTADRVLAPIPRPARMLFAGLNYRDHLVESGTDQVPESPLIFAKTWNTVIGPGDPIVLDSRERDVDYEVELGVVVGRALAKASPDECLDSVFGYTVVNDVSSRRVQLADAQLTLGKNFDTYCPMGPAIVTADEVADPMNLELTCTLNGRVMQRASTAEMLMGVAELLAFLSDHTRLHPGDVIGTGTPAGVGCYRNPPVYLAPGDVVEVAVAGVGAMSNPVQAQ; translated from the coding sequence ATGGGAGCGCAGGCTCGAGGTGAACGGCCGCGAGGAGGCCGTCCCGGCGACGACACACCCCGAGGATCCCCTGAGCATGTGGCCGAGTACCTCCACCGGCCCACCGACCGCGCCCAGGTGGGTCTCGGAGACGACCACGGTCGACTGGGAGCAGCAGGACGTGTCGGAGTTCATCGACGCGATCGCCCAGGGACGCAAGGATCGACTCGGGATCGACCACGCCGTTCGGGTGAACGAGATCATCCTCGCGGCCTACCAGTCAGCAGCCATTCGACAACCCGTCGACGTCAGCGGATACCTCGACGACCGAGCGGAAGACACTCCATGCACCTGATGACCTGCACGACCGACGGACGCACCTCCGTGCTGGCCGAGACCGCCGAAGGCCTCACGCGAACCGGATTCGACGACATGCTCGACATCGTCGACGGTGGGGCGGAGGCACTCGCCACCGCTCACGACAACTCGCGTCTCGCAGCGTCGCACGGGGAGTTCGTCACCGCCGACAGGGTTCTGGCACCGATCCCCCGCCCGGCACGCATGCTCTTCGCCGGGCTGAACTACCGGGACCACCTCGTCGAGTCCGGAACGGACCAGGTCCCCGAGTCGCCCCTGATCTTCGCGAAGACGTGGAACACGGTCATCGGGCCGGGTGACCCGATCGTGCTCGACTCCCGCGAGCGCGACGTCGACTACGAGGTCGAGCTCGGAGTCGTCGTCGGACGCGCGTTGGCGAAGGCCTCCCCCGACGAGTGCCTGGACTCGGTGTTCGGGTACACGGTCGTCAACGACGTGTCGTCTCGGCGGGTGCAGCTCGCCGACGCGCAGCTCACCCTCGGGAAGAACTTCGACACGTACTGCCCCATGGGTCCGGCGATCGTCACGGCCGACGAGGTCGCGGACCCGATGAACCTCGAGCTGACCTGCACCCTCAACGGACGGGTCATGCAGCGGGCCAGCACCGCCGAGATGCTGATGGGCGTCGCCGAACTGCTCGCGTTCCTCAGCGACCACACGCGGCTCCACCCGGGCGACGTGATCGGCACGGGAACGCCCGCGGGGGTCGGGTGCTACCGGAACCCGCCCGTGTACCTCGCTCCGGGCGACGTGGTCGAGGTCGCGGTCGCCGGTGTCGGGGCGATGAGCAATCCGGTGCAGGCGCAGTAG
- a CDS encoding phosphotransferase: MGNGVTTWPAHRREQAKYAPPHLIPRIRELGLIPSSVDDTDVTQTPLPGGVSARIHRVSWHGTSIVTKQALPRLAVQATWTADPARAGREVACIRALARGLGRPSWLPTVLLYDEANCAYVMESAPAGARNWKDTLLSGDVDLDVVRRFAAILAAIHASPLDQDERALFEDSDAFVELRIDPFYRATADRHPRLAGVINSAGAQLLQNRTALVHGDFSPKNMLVWDDGLIVLDYEAAHLGDPAFDLAFMLCHLALTALTLPEKAPEILHASDAFWTQYLSSTGRGDLERRTALHVACLLLARVDGKSPVDHLPDDAATTAVRSVALALLDRPAGTLEDVNRLILTAAREMSS, from the coding sequence ATGGGGAACGGTGTGACGACGTGGCCGGCTCATCGGCGGGAACAGGCGAAGTACGCGCCGCCGCACCTGATTCCGCGCATTCGTGAACTCGGCCTCATCCCGTCGAGCGTCGACGACACGGACGTGACGCAGACGCCTCTGCCGGGTGGCGTCTCCGCACGCATCCACCGGGTGTCGTGGCACGGAACGAGCATCGTCACGAAGCAGGCGCTCCCCAGACTGGCCGTGCAGGCCACGTGGACCGCCGACCCCGCTCGGGCCGGTCGCGAGGTGGCGTGCATCAGGGCGCTGGCACGCGGACTCGGTCGACCGTCCTGGCTCCCGACGGTGCTGCTGTACGACGAGGCGAACTGCGCGTACGTGATGGAGTCCGCGCCGGCCGGGGCGCGGAACTGGAAGGACACCCTCCTGAGCGGCGACGTCGACCTCGACGTCGTCCGGAGGTTCGCCGCGATCCTGGCGGCGATCCACGCCAGCCCGCTCGACCAAGACGAGCGGGCGCTCTTCGAGGACTCCGACGCGTTCGTCGAGCTGAGGATCGATCCCTTCTACCGAGCCACCGCCGACCGTCACCCCCGCCTGGCCGGCGTGATCAACTCCGCGGGTGCGCAGCTGCTCCAGAACCGCACGGCCCTCGTGCACGGCGACTTCAGCCCGAAGAACATGCTCGTCTGGGACGACGGCCTCATCGTGCTGGACTACGAGGCCGCGCATCTGGGGGATCCCGCCTTCGACCTGGCGTTCATGCTCTGTCACCTCGCCCTCACCGCGCTGACGCTGCCCGAGAAGGCGCCGGAGATCCTGCATGCGAGCGACGCCTTCTGGACGCAGTACCTGTCGTCCACCGGTCGCGGCGATCTGGAGAGGCGCACGGCCCTCCACGTGGCCTGCCTGCTGCTCGCCCGCGTCGACGGCAAGTCGCCGGTCGACCATCTTCCGGACGACGCGGCGACGACGGCCGTACGGAGCGTCGCCCTCGCACTCCTGGACCGGCCCGCCGGCACCCTGGAGGACGTCAACCGGTTGATCCTGACCGCCGCACGGGAGATGAGCTCATGA
- a CDS encoding phosphopyruvate hydratase: MTTIRTVRAREVLDSRGRPTVQADVHLSDGTLGRASVPSGASTGRHEAVELRDGGSRYGGMGVLKAVESVDGAISDRLRSESVDDPERLDRAMIEADGTDDKSVLGANAILAVSLALARACAAHQRQPLYRYLSAGAPVTLPLPMTNMISGGMHARSAMDIQDVLVVPVAARTYSQALEWISDVFRSLGELLDQATLLPSGVADEGGYGLSVTSEEALTLVTEAIASSGHEPGNDIAIAVDMASSRLVDSRGGYLVDGDRLTSAEIVDRVVSWTERFPIISVEDVLDEDDWDGWVAATQRLSHVQLVGDDLFTTNVRRIQRGLDLGVANSVLVKVNQIGTLTESRAAVALAREHSYSTVISARSGETEDDFLADLAVGLDGGQIKIGSLTRSERLSKYNRLLQIEEELGESATLARPFAAARTAGAGAVNPRRNG; encoded by the coding sequence ATGACGACGATCCGCACGGTACGCGCACGCGAGGTGCTCGACTCTCGGGGACGTCCGACCGTCCAGGCCGACGTGCACCTCAGCGACGGAACGCTCGGGCGCGCGTCCGTGCCGAGCGGAGCGTCGACCGGACGGCACGAGGCCGTCGAGCTGCGCGACGGTGGATCCCGCTACGGCGGTATGGGTGTCCTGAAAGCCGTCGAGTCCGTCGACGGCGCGATCTCCGATCGCCTCCGATCGGAGTCCGTCGACGACCCCGAGCGCCTCGACCGCGCGATGATCGAGGCCGACGGCACCGACGACAAGTCGGTCCTCGGGGCGAACGCGATCCTCGCGGTGTCGCTCGCGCTGGCCAGGGCCTGCGCGGCCCACCAGCGGCAACCGCTGTACCGGTACCTCTCCGCGGGAGCTCCCGTCACGCTGCCCCTCCCGATGACGAACATGATCTCGGGCGGCATGCACGCACGAAGCGCCATGGACATCCAGGACGTCCTCGTCGTGCCGGTGGCGGCGCGGACCTACTCGCAGGCGCTCGAATGGATCTCGGATGTCTTCCGTTCACTCGGCGAGTTGCTGGACCAGGCGACCCTGTTGCCTTCTGGTGTCGCGGACGAAGGCGGCTACGGGCTGTCGGTGACGTCCGAGGAGGCACTCACACTCGTCACCGAGGCGATCGCGTCGTCCGGGCACGAACCGGGGAACGACATCGCGATCGCCGTCGACATGGCGTCGTCCCGCCTCGTCGACTCCCGGGGTGGTTACCTGGTCGACGGGGACCGGCTGACCAGCGCCGAGATCGTCGACCGCGTCGTCTCCTGGACCGAGCGCTTCCCGATCATCTCCGTCGAGGACGTGCTGGACGAGGACGACTGGGACGGCTGGGTCGCCGCGACCCAGCGGTTGAGCCACGTTCAGCTCGTCGGCGACGACCTCTTCACGACGAACGTGCGGCGCATTCAGCGCGGCCTCGATCTCGGCGTCGCCAACAGCGTCCTCGTCAAGGTCAACCAGATCGGAACGCTGACGGAGTCTCGCGCGGCCGTCGCCCTGGCACGAGAACACAGCTACAGCACCGTGATCTCGGCACGCTCCGGCGAGACCGAGGACGACTTCCTCGCGGACCTCGCCGTCGGCCTGGACGGCGGGCAGATCAAGATCGGCTCTCTCACCCGGTCGGAACGACTGTCGAAGTACAACCGCCTCCTCCAGATCGAGGAGGAGCTGGGCGAGTCCGCGACGCTCGCGCGCCCGTTCGCCGCTGCGCGTACGGCGGGAGCCGGCGCGGTCAACCCACGACGAAACGGCTGA
- a CDS encoding mandelate racemase/muconate lactonizing enzyme family protein, with protein sequence MRIAEVETFTLSAPLDTTYGYAQRMNSTRVAVVVKITTDDGVVGWGQCGGPAQRSVATVLAQEVAPVLHGKDPFLVEELWQRVVGSFSPFGVQGMVMQAVSGVDMALWDIKARALGLPLWRLLGARYRDRVQAYASGPYYFADEAVPERAVEEALAYRAQGYAALKVKIGGLHPREDLRRVTAIREALGDEFVIAADANQAYNVHTALRVGRELDRLGVVWFEEPVPCTDLDGYVRLRSALGLAIAGGEVEWTRFGFRDLLVRGAVDIVQPDLANAGGFTECRRIAALADAWGIHYIPHVVSSTPIALAAALHLLATMRDFPDSRTPTPLNQSPLLELHQQPNPIRDTLCREPIRAVDGYVAVPTGPGLGIEIDEDALSRFVVG encoded by the coding sequence GTGAGGATCGCCGAGGTCGAGACGTTCACGCTCAGCGCTCCGCTCGATACGACATACGGCTATGCGCAACGGATGAACTCCACCCGGGTGGCGGTCGTCGTGAAGATCACGACCGACGACGGGGTGGTCGGGTGGGGGCAGTGCGGCGGGCCTGCGCAACGGTCGGTCGCGACCGTGCTGGCTCAGGAGGTGGCTCCGGTGCTGCACGGGAAGGATCCGTTCCTCGTCGAGGAGTTGTGGCAGCGGGTCGTCGGGTCCTTCAGTCCGTTCGGTGTCCAAGGCATGGTCATGCAGGCTGTGAGCGGTGTCGACATGGCGCTGTGGGACATCAAGGCGCGTGCGTTGGGCCTCCCGCTGTGGCGGCTGCTCGGCGCGCGCTACCGCGATCGCGTGCAGGCGTACGCCAGCGGGCCGTACTACTTCGCGGACGAGGCCGTCCCCGAACGAGCCGTCGAAGAGGCACTCGCGTACCGAGCGCAGGGGTACGCGGCGCTCAAGGTGAAGATCGGTGGTCTCCACCCGCGTGAGGATCTCCGTCGTGTCACGGCCATCCGGGAGGCGCTCGGCGACGAGTTCGTCATCGCGGCCGACGCGAACCAAGCGTACAACGTGCACACGGCGCTCCGCGTCGGACGGGAGCTGGACCGCCTCGGTGTCGTCTGGTTCGAGGAACCGGTGCCGTGCACCGACCTGGACGGATACGTGCGGCTACGGTCCGCGCTCGGGCTTGCGATCGCCGGCGGCGAGGTGGAGTGGACGCGCTTCGGCTTTCGTGACCTGCTGGTTCGCGGGGCCGTCGACATCGTCCAACCGGATCTCGCCAACGCCGGTGGCTTCACGGAATGCCGACGTATCGCTGCGTTGGCCGACGCCTGGGGCATCCACTACATCCCGCACGTGGTGTCGAGCACCCCCATCGCACTCGCGGCTGCGCTCCACCTCCTCGCCACGATGCGGGACTTCCCCGACAGCCGAACGCCGACACCGCTCAACCAGTCTCCCCTGCTCGAGCTGCACCAGCAGCCGAACCCGATCCGCGACACACTGTGCCGCGAACCGATCCGAGCCGTGGACGGATACGTCGCCGTCCCGACCGGTCCCGGGCTCGGCATCGAGATCGACGAGGACGCTCTCAGCCGTTTCGTCGTGGGTTGA
- the uxaC gene encoding glucuronate isomerase, whose product MSADLLFPADHTQRGIARELFSHARDLPLICPHGHVDPAILADNASFPDPARLIIAPDHYLTRMLLSQGIPPAGLGVPTITGEPVETDGRVIWRTFADNWHLFRGTPSRLWLERTLTDVFGVETPLGPSSADDVYDALTARLAESSFRPRAMFERFGIEVLATTESPLDDLAAHAALASDGWGRRVITTFRPDDVVDLEWAGWSGRVARLGEIAGEDTSTFAGYLTALRRRREAFVKAGATSSDHGHPTARTGRLDPADVAALFERGLRGEASSDDAEAFQGHMLMEFAQMSVEDGMVMQLHPGAVRNHNTWLHATHGRDTGGDIPQATGYVHALRPLVEEFGNDPRFTLVVYTLDESSCYRELAPIAGGCTAVYLGAPWWFLDAPEALRRFREAVTETAGFYNTAGFVDDTRAFCSIPVRHEVARRVDAAFLAKLVAEHRLPLDEAAETIVDLAYRIPKRIFKLT is encoded by the coding sequence ATGTCCGCGGACCTGCTGTTCCCGGCGGACCACACCCAGCGTGGGATCGCCAGGGAGCTGTTCTCCCACGCTCGTGACCTGCCGCTGATCTGCCCGCACGGGCACGTCGACCCGGCCATCCTCGCCGACAACGCGTCGTTTCCCGACCCGGCGCGGTTGATCATCGCCCCGGATCACTACCTGACCCGGATGCTGCTGTCGCAGGGGATCCCGCCGGCCGGGTTGGGGGTGCCGACCATCACCGGAGAGCCGGTCGAGACCGATGGGCGGGTGATCTGGCGGACGTTCGCAGACAACTGGCACCTGTTCAGAGGTACGCCCTCACGTCTGTGGCTGGAGCGGACACTCACCGACGTGTTCGGTGTGGAGACTCCGTTGGGGCCGAGCAGCGCGGACGACGTCTACGACGCCTTGACCGCACGGTTGGCCGAGTCGAGCTTCCGGCCGCGTGCCATGTTCGAGCGTTTCGGCATCGAGGTGCTGGCCACCACCGAGTCGCCGCTCGACGACCTGGCCGCACATGCGGCGCTCGCCTCGGACGGGTGGGGAAGGCGTGTCATCACGACGTTCCGTCCGGATGACGTAGTGGACCTGGAGTGGGCAGGTTGGTCAGGTCGCGTCGCCCGGCTCGGCGAGATTGCGGGAGAGGACACCTCCACCTTCGCGGGATATCTCACCGCGCTCCGTCGCCGCAGGGAGGCATTCGTCAAGGCGGGTGCGACGTCATCGGACCATGGTCACCCGACGGCTCGCACCGGGAGACTCGATCCCGCCGACGTCGCGGCCCTCTTCGAACGGGGTCTGCGCGGAGAGGCGTCGAGTGACGATGCGGAGGCGTTCCAGGGCCACATGCTGATGGAGTTCGCCCAGATGTCCGTCGAGGACGGCATGGTCATGCAGCTGCATCCGGGTGCGGTGCGAAATCACAACACCTGGCTGCACGCGACGCATGGCCGGGACACCGGCGGGGACATCCCGCAGGCCACGGGCTACGTGCACGCGTTGCGTCCGCTGGTGGAGGAGTTCGGCAACGATCCCCGGTTCACGCTCGTGGTGTACACGTTGGACGAGTCGAGCTGTTACCGCGAGCTGGCACCGATCGCCGGCGGCTGCACCGCGGTCTACCTGGGAGCGCCGTGGTGGTTCCTGGATGCGCCGGAAGCGTTGCGGCGGTTCCGGGAGGCCGTCACCGAGACGGCGGGCTTCTACAACACCGCCGGTTTCGTGGACGACACCCGAGCCTTCTGCTCGATCCCGGTCCGGCACGAGGTCGCACGCCGGGTCGACGCCGCCTTCCTCGCCAAGCTGGTCGCCGAGCATCGTCTGCCCCTGGACGAGGCCGCCGAGACGATCGTGGATCTCGCCTACCGGATCCCGAAGCGCATCTTCAAGCTGACGTGA
- a CDS encoding LacI family DNA-binding transcriptional regulator, whose protein sequence is MRATIHDVAEASGVHISTVSRTFSAPHLVKEETRHRVLLTADSLGYRPNRAASSLITGKTHNIALIVADIANPFFAPMIKAAESQARLRDYNIFVAETDEDPGVEEDLARALAKQVDGVQLCSPRMSNVQIEKLSQEMPVVVVNRLVTGLPCVLMDVASGARSALEHLAGLGHRDIALLGGPRGSWTSREIGRSAAAAARRLGVTLTVLGPNPPTVEGGYASAERAVREGVTAVLAYNDLVAIGLIEGLEAQQVVVPTDVSVVGIDNIEMAQRIRPKLTTVANPTSAAGRTAVDMLLQLGDDRTTTAQVTLQTELIVRDSTGPGPHAKEQSATEGRGRRRGRRRTEMRKM, encoded by the coding sequence GTGCGGGCCACCATCCATGACGTCGCGGAGGCGTCGGGGGTGCACATCTCCACCGTCTCCCGCACCTTCTCCGCGCCGCATCTGGTGAAGGAGGAGACCCGGCATCGCGTCCTGCTCACGGCCGACAGCCTGGGTTACCGGCCCAATCGGGCAGCCAGCTCGCTGATCACCGGAAAGACGCACAACATCGCGTTGATCGTCGCGGACATCGCCAATCCGTTCTTCGCGCCGATGATCAAGGCGGCCGAGAGCCAGGCTCGTCTCCGCGACTACAACATCTTCGTCGCGGAGACCGACGAGGATCCCGGGGTCGAGGAAGACCTCGCGCGCGCTCTGGCCAAACAGGTCGACGGCGTCCAGCTGTGCAGCCCGCGCATGAGCAACGTCCAGATCGAGAAGCTCTCCCAGGAGATGCCTGTCGTCGTCGTGAACCGCCTGGTCACGGGCCTGCCTTGCGTGCTCATGGACGTCGCGTCCGGTGCACGGAGTGCGCTCGAGCACCTCGCCGGACTCGGCCACCGCGACATCGCGTTGCTCGGTGGACCTCGTGGTTCCTGGACGAGTCGCGAGATCGGCAGGTCCGCCGCCGCGGCGGCGCGGAGGCTCGGGGTGACGCTCACCGTGCTCGGCCCCAACCCACCGACCGTCGAGGGCGGATACGCGAGCGCAGAGCGTGCCGTCCGTGAGGGCGTCACCGCCGTGCTCGCCTACAACGACCTCGTCGCGATCGGCTTGATCGAGGGACTGGAGGCACAACAGGTCGTGGTCCCCACCGACGTGAGCGTCGTCGGCATCGACAACATCGAGATGGCCCAGCGGATTCGGCCCAAGCTCACGACGGTCGCCAATCCGACCTCGGCCGCCGGCCGGACCGCTGTCGACATGTTGCTCCAGCTGGGGGACGACCGTACGACGACCGCGCAGGTGACGCTTCAGACGGAGCTGATCGTCCGCGACTCGACCGGCCCCGGCCCGCACGCCAAGGAGCAGTCAGCAACGGAAGGTAGAGGTCGACGTCGGGGGCGCCGACGGACCGAGATGCGCAAGATGTAG
- a CDS encoding extracellular solute-binding protein produces the protein MKTRPLLGLLTALILVACGGCAGESADADDPVTLFLPTGTFERSMLPILDAFTKETGIKVEPIAVPAEDARSRQVLDMNTGKGDVDLVLLDDTAWMGEVVHNLQPLDDRIKSDDVKVDGYIPALLDIFESEGKQYAFPLGLSSRSLIYRADLFEKEGLEPPKTWQQFYDYAERFTKGDMYGFAGPWGRTTTYVSVWQFIARNYGLDGVIDEKAKKPLFNSEAGIAAGELMVDLYRKKLMPPDSIEFDHDATVGAMRKGRAAMAILPSTYIPELNKEDASPYAGEFKYALAPTLNSGMEDSYVVTGWGYGLSKISDNQDNAWELMKYLNKKFQTPGDDATKEQLRSPNSEAAFAHPMAKEIFPDGQEKLVKEALGRGHARHGIPEWVEIENLIADVLSRAFLGKTTVAKGFAEIDPKVRKILAES, from the coding sequence ATGAAGACAAGGCCGCTTCTGGGGCTTCTCACGGCCCTCATCCTGGTGGCGTGCGGCGGATGCGCAGGCGAATCCGCCGATGCCGACGACCCCGTCACGTTGTTCCTTCCCACCGGCACCTTCGAGCGCTCGATGCTCCCCATCCTCGATGCGTTCACGAAGGAGACCGGCATCAAGGTGGAGCCGATCGCCGTCCCGGCCGAGGACGCACGGTCGCGCCAGGTGCTCGACATGAACACCGGCAAGGGCGACGTCGATCTGGTGCTGCTCGACGACACGGCCTGGATGGGCGAGGTGGTGCACAACCTCCAGCCGCTCGATGACCGCATCAAGAGCGACGACGTCAAGGTCGACGGCTACATCCCCGCGCTGCTCGACATCTTCGAGTCCGAGGGCAAGCAGTACGCCTTCCCGCTCGGGCTGAGCAGCCGTTCGCTGATCTATCGTGCGGACCTGTTCGAGAAGGAGGGACTCGAACCGCCGAAGACCTGGCAACAGTTCTACGACTACGCCGAACGCTTCACCAAGGGCGACATGTACGGCTTCGCCGGTCCGTGGGGCAGGACCACCACCTACGTGTCGGTGTGGCAGTTCATCGCCCGCAACTACGGGCTCGACGGGGTCATCGACGAGAAGGCCAAGAAGCCGCTGTTCAACTCCGAGGCAGGCATCGCCGCCGGCGAGCTCATGGTCGACCTCTATCGCAAGAAGCTGATGCCGCCGGACTCCATCGAGTTCGACCACGATGCCACCGTGGGCGCGATGCGTAAGGGACGTGCCGCCATGGCAATTCTCCCGAGCACCTACATTCCGGAACTCAACAAGGAGGATGCGTCACCGTACGCGGGAGAGTTCAAGTACGCCCTCGCGCCCACCCTGAACTCCGGCATGGAGGACAGCTACGTCGTGACCGGCTGGGGATACGGGTTGTCCAAGATCTCCGACAACCAGGACAACGCCTGGGAACTGATGAAGTACCTCAACAAGAAGTTCCAGACTCCCGGTGACGACGCCACCAAGGAGCAACTCAGGAGTCCCAACTCCGAGGCGGCGTTCGCACACCCCATGGCCAAGGAGATCTTCCCTGACGGCCAGGAGAAACTGGTCAAGGAGGCCCTCGGCCGGGGACACGCCAGACACGGCATCCCAGAATGGGTCGAGATCGAGAACCTGATCGCGGACGTGTTGTCGCGCGCATTCCTCGGGAAGACCACCGTTGCCAAGGGTTTCGCCGAGATCGATCCCAAGGTACGGAAGATCCTGGCGGAGTCGTGA
- a CDS encoding ABC transporter permease subunit, which translates to MTVTTDAARRTEGRSVSPKVPWWRHKNTLAYALVAVPLVVLAIALLLPVGFNAWVSLHSWSLVDQGGPKFIGLGNYEQIFTDPRYRGTVLRTFVFVVGTVGVQLIVGFAMALFLNRHFRTLKALRTVLLLPMMVSEVVVGMAWRYMYEYSGGALNWLLSLVGLGPVHWLGPDLALLSIIFADAWSNIPFVTLILFTALQTVPRDILDAAAVDGAQRWTRLRHVIIPMVQPAILVVLMFRTMFAIRAFTLVWILTEGGPGGTTNLIAIDVYKSAFSNYNLGLGGALSWVLVAISLVIAILYIRWLNREPLY; encoded by the coding sequence ATGACGGTGACCACCGACGCCGCTCGGAGAACCGAGGGCAGGTCGGTCTCTCCCAAGGTGCCATGGTGGCGGCACAAGAACACCCTTGCGTACGCTCTCGTCGCGGTACCACTCGTCGTTCTCGCCATCGCGCTGCTGCTCCCCGTGGGGTTCAACGCCTGGGTGAGCCTGCACTCGTGGTCACTGGTGGACCAAGGCGGGCCCAAGTTCATCGGCCTGGGCAACTACGAGCAGATCTTCACCGATCCTCGCTATCGCGGGACCGTGCTGCGGACCTTCGTCTTCGTCGTCGGCACCGTCGGAGTGCAGCTGATCGTCGGATTCGCCATGGCCCTGTTCCTCAACCGGCACTTCCGCACGCTCAAGGCGCTCCGCACCGTCCTCCTCCTTCCGATGATGGTGTCGGAGGTCGTGGTGGGGATGGCGTGGCGGTACATGTACGAGTACAGCGGCGGCGCCCTCAACTGGTTGCTGAGTCTGGTAGGACTCGGTCCGGTCCATTGGCTGGGACCGGACCTCGCCCTGCTCAGCATCATCTTCGCCGATGCGTGGTCCAACATCCCCTTCGTCACCCTGATCCTCTTCACCGCCCTGCAGACGGTACCCAGGGACATCCTCGACGCCGCCGCCGTCGACGGGGCTCAACGGTGGACCCGCCTCCGACACGTGATCATCCCCATGGTGCAACCGGCGATCCTGGTCGTGCTGATGTTCCGCACGATGTTCGCCATCCGCGCCTTCACCCTCGTGTGGATCCTCACCGAAGGCGGGCCGGGCGGTACGACGAACCTGATCGCCATCGACGTGTACAAGTCGGCCTTCAGCAACTACAACCTCGGGCTGGGCGGCGCCCTGTCCTGGGTGCTGGTCGCCATCAGCCTCGTCATCGCCATCCTCTACATCAGGTGGTTGAACCGTGAGCCGCTCTACTGA
- a CDS encoding ABC transporter permease subunit, translating into MSRSTDIANDPTIRGGPSRVFAYVLVGGMVVAAVLPLAWLVLLSVTPQSVINRRTPAVFFEPTLAHFREILAGQRSTIVLSLANSLIVSVVSTVVAVVLAALCAYGLARLRPPGHRFISLLILAGRLLPPVALMVPMYIAATQTGLFDTRTALIIPYIALSLPLATWMLQGFFMDLPRELEEAALIDGCNRLTAFVRVILPLAGPGIAAASIFSFILAWNDMAIALTLTLTDAVTLPPFVSQVRAEEGIMWGQLGAITVFIMAPVLLLSFLVQRWIVGGLTGGATKG; encoded by the coding sequence GTGAGCCGCTCTACTGACATCGCGAACGACCCCACCATCCGTGGCGGGCCCAGCAGGGTGTTCGCCTACGTCCTCGTCGGCGGCATGGTCGTAGCAGCTGTGCTGCCGCTCGCGTGGCTCGTGCTCCTCAGCGTGACGCCACAGAGTGTCATCAACCGGCGCACACCGGCCGTCTTCTTCGAGCCGACGCTGGCGCACTTCCGTGAGATCCTCGCCGGACAACGCTCGACGATCGTGCTCTCCCTGGCCAACTCGCTCATCGTCAGCGTCGTGTCCACTGTCGTGGCGGTGGTCCTGGCCGCGTTGTGTGCCTATGGACTGGCGAGGCTTCGACCGCCCGGGCACCGTTTCATCAGCCTGCTCATCCTCGCGGGGCGCCTGCTGCCGCCCGTCGCACTCATGGTGCCGATGTACATCGCCGCGACTCAGACCGGCCTGTTCGACACACGCACCGCACTCATCATTCCCTACATCGCCCTGAGCCTTCCACTGGCGACGTGGATGCTCCAGGGATTCTTCATGGACCTGCCCAGGGAGCTGGAGGAGGCCGCACTCATCGACGGCTGCAATCGGCTGACGGCGTTCGTCAGGGTGATCCTCCCTCTCGCCGGGCCCGGTATCGCGGCGGCGAGCATCTTCTCGTTCATCCTGGCGTGGAACGACATGGCGATCGCACTCACCCTGACGTTGACCGACGCGGTCACCCTGCCTCCGTTCGTCTCTCAGGTCAGAGCCGAGGAGGGAATCATGTGGGGTCAGCTGGGTGCCATCACCGTCTTCATCATGGCGCCCGTTCTCCTCCTCTCCTTCCTCGTCCAGCGATGGATCGTCGGTGGGCTCACCGGCGGCGCCACGAAGGGGTGA